A single Cyclopterus lumpus isolate fCycLum1 chromosome 3, fCycLum1.pri, whole genome shotgun sequence DNA region contains:
- the LOC117728861 gene encoding ras-related protein Rab-11A translates to MGTRDDEYDYLFKVVLIGDSGVGKSNLLSRFTRNEFNLESKSTIGVEFATRSIQVDGKTVKAQIWDTAGQERYRAITSAYYRGAVGALLVYDIAKHLTYENVERWLKELRDHADSNIVIMLVGNKSDLRHLRAVPTDEARAFAEKNGLSFLETSALDSTNVETAFQTILTEIYRIVSQKQMSERQESDMSPSNNVVNIQVQPTENKPKMQCCQNI, encoded by the exons ATGGGCACCCGAGACGACGAGTACGACTACCTGTTCAAAG TGGTCCTCATCGGGGACTCCGGCGTGGGCAAGAGCAACCTGCTGTCCCGCTTCACGCGCAACGAGTTCAACCTGGAGAGCAAGAGCACCATCGGGGTGGAGTTCGCCACGCGCAGCATCCAGGTGGACGGCAAGACGGTGAAGGCCCAGATCTGGGACACGGCCGGCCAGGAGCGCTACCGGGCCATCACGTCTGC GTACTACCGCGGGGCGGTTGGGGCGCTCCTCGTATACGACATCGCCAAGCATCTGACCTACGAAAACGTGGAGCgctggctgaaggagctgagggATCACGCCGACAGCAACATCGTCATCATGCTGGTGGGCAACAAGAGCGACCTGCGCCACCTCCGGGCCGTCCCCACCGACGAGGCGCGGGCCTTCGCCG AGAAGAACGGTTTATCTTTTCTGGAGACGTCGGCTCTGGACTCCACCAACGTCGAGACGGCCTTCCAGACCATCCTGACAG AGATCTACCGCATCGTCTCCCAGAAGCAGATGTCGGAGCGCCAGGAGAGCGACATGTCTCCTAGCAACAACGTGGTGAACATCCAGGTGCAGCCCACCGAGAACAAACCAAAGATGCAATGCTGTCAGAACAtctag
- the LOC117728895 gene encoding SH2 domain-containing protein 7-like, whose translation MQQVDQVDQVQQVDHMSSAGGLKELVLRWFQETQAPLVLLEDGSFPDWFRGFAARRDTEDLLRDQAPGCFLLRLSDKALGYILSYRGRDRCRHFVITQNEEGRLVVSGDLQTHGGLPELIQHYRVRPIQPFGEYLTSSWNEVNTGELYDVVNVEAKGKSGLSVQALRTLWDQKCGPPNEPGQTQRTQRQPVQPPALPLKSKSRKLTGTLSLAQGVPPVPKRGLLLGLSLTGSLTETTSQTRSDPNGSEGVRGNTSLALKSNRDPFNTADPETSSTSLPMLNQEEEEEEEEEEEEEVGGYSNQLSGPSFSSTPLKRTTCVTYSLQNPRDSPRPSSSRSEHRGAGPASRFNPLYQTSTGAGGGPAQQGNATYSEVPWRPTPGGPPDNTYEQIPGEAQGNTYESLEDVKDRKSTWGKNGVKWKKFLPDSKKK comes from the exons ATGcagcaggtggatcaggtggatcag gtgcagcaggtggatcaCATGTCGTCGGCCGGCGGCCTGAAGGAGCTCGTGCTCAGGTGGTTCCAGGAGACTCAGGCGCCGCTCGTCCTCCTCGAGGACGGAAGCTTCCCCGACTGGTTCAGAGGCTTCGCCGCGCGCAG GGACACGGAGGATCTCCTGAGGGATCAGGCTCCGGGCTGTTTTCTCCTCCGCCTCAGTGACAAAGCCCTCGGCTACATCCTGTCCTACAG GGGCCGAGACCGGTGCCGCCATTTCGTCATCACGCAGAATGAAGAGGGTCGGTTGGTCGTATCAGGAGACCTCCAGACCCACGGGGGTCTCCCTGAGCTGATCCAGCACTACAGGGTCCGCCCCATCCAGCCCTTTGGAGAATACCTGACCTCCAGCTGGAACGAG GTGAACACAGGTGAGCTGTACGACGTGGTGAATGTCGAGGCCAAAGGGAAGTCCGGGCTGAGTGTTCAAGCCCTGCGGACTCTGTGGGACCAGAAATGCGGTCCTCCCAACGAGCCTGGCCAAACCCAGAGGACTCAGAGGCAGCCGGTTCAACCGCCTGCACTGCCGCTGAAGTCCAAGAGCAGGAAGCTGACGGGAACGCTGTCCCTCGCTCAG GGCGTTCCTCCGGTCCCAAAGAGAGGTCTTCTTCTGGGCCTCTCCCTGACTGGCTCTTTGACCGAGACCACGTCCCAAACCCGGAGCGACCCAAACGGATCAGAGGGAGTCCGAGGAAACACAAGTCTGGCGCTGAAGTCCAACAGAGACCCTTTCAACACCGCTGACCCGGAGACCAGCAGCACATCTCTACCCATGCtgaaccaggaggaggaggaggaggaggaggaggaggaggaggaggaggtgggggggtacTCCAACCAGCTCAGTggtccctccttctcctccacgcCACTGAAGAGGACCACCTGTGTCACCTACTCCCTCCAGAATCCCAGAGACAGCCCGAGGCCCAGCAGCTCCCGGTCCGAGCATCGGGGGGCCGGGCCGGCGTCGAGGTTCAACCCGCTGTACCAGACCTCGACGGGGGCCGGCGGGGGTCCGGCTCAGCAGGGAAACGCCACGTACTCCGAGGTTCCCTGGAGGCCCACACCTGGCGGGCCGCCCGACAACACCTACGAGCAGATCCCAGGTGAGGCTCAGGGGAACACGTACGAGTCCCTGGAGGACGTGAAGGACAGGAAGTCCACCTGGGGGAAGAAC GGCGTGAAGTGGAAGAAATTCCTTCCAGATTCCAAGAAGAAATGA